TCGGGGTTTTCGCAGGCCCGTGCGTCGCGCGTGGTTTTGTAGCGGTAGCGCGGGGTGTCCAGGGTGAAACCGAAGTTCCAACGGGGTAATGGCGTATGCGCCTGCGCATCCAGGCTGAGTTTGTGCAAGGTCTTGAAGTCACTGCGTTGCTGATGAAGCTGGAAGCCGGGCAGCAGGTGGCAGCGATCCACGCTCAGGTCGGCTTGGCCATCGCTGAAGCAGTCGAGTAAACGGTTCACCGGTGTCGACTCGATCTGCTGGCCATTGCTGTGGTTGGCCACGCCCACGATCCGGTTGCTGGCACGGTCCAGTATCGGGCTCCCCGAGGCACCTTCGGCGACCCTGGGGCAGTCGGCGCCTTTCAGGTTGCGCAGTACCGACGGTGGGGTGCGCGAAACGGGCAGATCGTGTTCGGTGCACGCCCAACGTCGCAGGCCGACATTCATTGCGACCACTTCGCCGACCAGCAGCACGCCACTGCCGGATGGCAGTGGCGGGGCAAGCGCCAGCGGTTCGATGCCGCTGTCGAGCAGGTGCTGCAGCGGGGCTTGCAGTTCCAGCAGCGCCAGGTCACTGCCTTGGATGCTGCTCCAGAGCGTCCGGCGGGTGGCGAACCGCCGACGGTCGTCGAGGGTGTCGGCAAAGTAGTTGAACGTGATGCTGGCCTGCAGGGGCTGGTCGTGGACGATCACGCCATTTTGCTTGCTGACGCAGTGGCCGGCGGTTACCACGTACGCCGGACCATCCGCTTGTCCGTCAGGCCGACGGGTGTCGATCAGCGAGCCGATGCAATGGCCGTTGCCGGGTAGCTCGAGGCGGCCAATACCACTCCAGTGATGGTTCTGTCCTTGGCTGTTGGCGAGCAGCACAGGGTCGGAGCGGGTGGGCTGGCCTTGCCCGTAATCCATCGCCACGGCTGGAAATGAGAGGGCTAGCCCAAGGCAGAGGGGGCGCAGGTCGATCATGGTGGAGCCTCGTGAGGGGGAGGCGCTCACTTTCGGCCTGAGCCGCTGGCCCGCGGCGGTAGATAGTGCTGGGGCCCGCGTGTGGCGCTACCAATATGTAACGCCTCTCGGCGTCCTCCGACCAAGACCCTTGTGTCTTCATTTCTCAAGGGCAAATACAACATGGTATCCGCACCCCCTTCCCCCTTCGATTTCAGGGCAGCTGTTGCCAGGCAGTTCGCCGATCGGCCGACCTTGCGCGCGGTGGCAAGCCAGCAACTGCTGGCGCTGTTGCGCAAGCAGCTTCCCTATATCGCCGGAGTCCAACCCGAACTGTCATCCGCCGACGCGCTGATGCTCGATTCGCCGGAGCCTGGCGTGTCCTGGTGGACGACCCAGCCCTTGGTCGATGCCGTGCTCGAGGCCATGGCACAAGGGCAGCCCATGAACCTCGAACCGCTCGAGCAGCGTGACTACAAGCTGGGGCTTTCGGGACCGTATCGTTTCCCGGGGTCGCACAGTGAGTGGGAAACACGGGCGTTGAAGGGGCTCAGCGAGCCGTTGAATGAATTGATCGAGCAACTTCCCGGTCATTTCGCCAAGGCCCAGGTGGATTTCTGGGCGGCGCAGGGTGACGCTGCTGTCAGCCGTGACCGTTGCCTGGCAATGCTGCTGCGGCTGGCTTTACTGCGCAATTTGCCGCTGCAAGGGCTGGATGCGCGGCAGAAGGCGTGCATGCAGGGGTTGCTGCTCGGCGAAACGACACCGTCGGTGTTTGTCGTGAACGTGCAACTGTGTCTTGGAAAGCAGCAG
This genomic stretch from Pseudomonas entomophila harbors:
- a CDS encoding trypsin-like serine peptidase, which encodes MDYGQGQPTRSDPVLLANSQGQNHHWSGIGRLELPGNGHCIGSLIDTRRPDGQADGPAYVVTAGHCVSKQNGVIVHDQPLQASITFNYFADTLDDRRRFATRRTLWSSIQGSDLALLELQAPLQHLLDSGIEPLALAPPLPSGSGVLLVGEVVAMNVGLRRWACTEHDLPVSRTPPSVLRNLKGADCPRVAEGASGSPILDRASNRIVGVANHSNGQQIESTPVNRLLDCFSDGQADLSVDRCHLLPGFQLHQQRSDFKTLHKLSLDAQAHTPLPRWNFGFTLDTPRYRYKTTRDARACENPEDYSGTLPAEGTVLIDAPIGPDPGWHYLCIVGVVSAEGLAWRGLMRNALSIAVELLPALPVPSPDLDIEHLENGDIRVAWRTAPPHLQRYRVKKGKPEQVDCADPAGYRLLRHEQFVFKQVELPMKLCSQAEDATKQRSAPRTDLLQAR